A single genomic interval of Scatophagus argus isolate fScaArg1 chromosome 22, fScaArg1.pri, whole genome shotgun sequence harbors:
- the rbm17 gene encoding splicing factor 45 produces MSLYDDLGVAASDTKTEGWSKNFKLLQSQLKVKKAALTQAKTQRMKQTTVLAPVIDLKRGGSSDERQITDTPPHAAAGLKDTVPSGFSSGDVLIPLADEYDPMFPNDYEKVVKRHREERQRQREQERQKEIEEREKKRKDRHEGGAPSGFSRFPAAEGDSDEEEEYEKERRKRSMGGAAIAPPSSLVDRDGSSSFSYEDEGRPARGTKAAIPPPMYEDSDRPRSPPGPTSSFLANMGGTVAHKIMQKYGFKEGQGLGKHEQGLSTALSVEKTSKRGGKIIIGDAAEKPGSSQSGAPETSCGGFAADASKKSEANPLTEILKNPTKVVLLRNMVGRGEVDEDLEGETKEECEKYGKVVKCVIFEIADVPDDEAVRIFLEFERVESAIKAVVDLNGRYFGGRVVKACFYNLDKFRVLDLGEQV; encoded by the exons ATGTCGCTGTATGATGACCTCGGTGTGGCTGCCAGTGACACCAAGACCGAAGGCTGGTCAAAGAACTTCAAGCTACTGCAGTCCCAATTGAAGGTGAAGAAGGCGGCTCTGACCCAGGCCAAG ACCCAGCGGATGAAGCAGACCACTGTCTTGGCTCCGGTTATTGATCTGAAGAGAGGGGGCTCCAGCGATGAGAGACAGATCACAGACACTCCACCACATGCTGCAGCTGGACTCAAG GACACTGTGCCCAGTGGTTTCTCCTCAGGCGATGTGCTGATCCCCTTGGCAGACGAGTACGATCCAATGTTCCCCAACGACTATGAGAAGGTTGTGAAGCGGCACAGAGAAGAACGACAGCGTCAGAGGGAGCAGGAGCGGCAGAAGGAGATcgaggagagagaaaa gaagaggaaagacaggCATGAAGGTGGAGCTCCAAGTGGTTTCTCTCGTTTCCCCGCAGCAGAGGGCGAttcagatgaagaagaggagtaTGAAAAAGAACGCAGGAAACGAA gcATGGGGGGAGCAGCTATCGCACCTCCTTCATCACTTGTGGACAGGGATG GCTCATCTTCGTTTTCCTACGAGGATGAAGGTCGTCCTGCCAGAGGCACAAAGGCAGCCATCCCTCCTCCTATGTATGAGGACTCAGACCGGCCACGTTCACCGCCCGGACCAACCAGCTCCTTCCTGGCCAACATGGG AGGTACGGTGGCCCATAAGATCATGCAGAAGTATGGCTTCAAAGAAGGTCAGGGCCTGGGGAAGCACGAGCAGGGGCTCAGCACCGCGCTGTCTGTGGAGAAGACCAGCAAGAGAGGTGGAAAGATCATCATAGGTGACGCTGCTGAAAAAC CAGGGTCCAGCCAGTCAGGTGCTCCTGAGACTTCATGCGGAGGCTTTGCAG CGGACGCTTCCAAGAAATCGGAGGCCAACCCGCTCACTGAGATTCTCAAAAACCCAACCAAAGTGGTCCTGCTgagg AACATGGTGGGCCGGGGAGAGGTGGACGAAGACCTGGAGGGGGAGACGAAAGAAGAATGCGAGAAATATGGCAAAGTGgttaaatgtgtgatttttgag ATTGCAGATGTGCCAGATGATGAAGCTGTCAGGATATTTCTGGAGTTTGAGAGGGTGGAGTCAGCCATCAAAG ccGTGGTGGATCTGAACGGACGTTATTTCGGTGGGCGAGTCGTCAAGGCCTGCTTCTACAATCTAGACAAGTTTCGGGTTTTGGACCTCGGCGAGCAGGTCTGA